The following proteins are encoded in a genomic region of Arachis stenosperma cultivar V10309 chromosome 4, arast.V10309.gnm1.PFL2, whole genome shotgun sequence:
- the LOC130975338 gene encoding uncharacterized protein LOC130975338: protein MTVAEYTSKFKELCRFSRICQGAPEDFAEWKCIKYEGGLRSDILSFVAPMEIRVFSELLNKSRVAEDCVRKAAAEKGSLRVPFQRPLGRNFAPRGRNFKRESSVLQQTQGQGNYKRMNTNVNQGRRFGKQPQQDLNCQRCERYHPGVPCRVGLGVCYSYGQSGHMATNCPKKKKYETSRVQQPGRVYTISTIGAEKSETLIRDWLSKNHVLLDCSEKLVQFMPEGSKAPVVMNSYYLNSMIVNCSGTECQGIMLLTAGVSDVFPDDINEFPPNREVEFAIELVPGFDPISITPYRMSPLEMAELKA from the exons ATGACTGTTGCTGAGTATACTAGTAAGTTTAAAGAGTTGTGTCGCTTTTCTCGTATCTGTCAAGGGGCACCAGAAGATTTTGCCgaatggaagtgtattaagtatgagggaGGTCTTCGGAGTGATATTCTGAGCTTTGTTGCCCCAATGGAGATCAGGGTATTTTCTGAACTATTGAATAAGAGTAGAGTAGCTGAAGATTGTGTGAGAAAGGCGGCAGCAGAGAAAGGGAGTTTGAGGGTGCCTTTTCAGAGACCTTTAGGAAGGAACTTTGCTCCGAGAGGTAGGAATTTCAAGCGTGAAAGTTCTGTTCTGCAGCAGACTCAGGGTCAAGGTAATTACAAAAGGATGAATACCAATGTTAATCAGGGAAGAAGGTTTGGAAAGCAGCCACAGCAGGATCTGAATTGTCAGAGGTGCGAAAGGTATCATCCTGGAGTTCCGTGCAGAGTAGGACTTGGAGTATGCTATTCCTATGGACAGTCCGGACATATGGCCACTAATTGcccgaagaagaagaagtatgaGACTAGTAGGGTGCAGCAGCCAGGGAGAGTATACACCATTTCTACCATAGGTGCTGAGAAATCTGAGACACTGATTAGAG attggttatctaagaatcATGTTTTGCTTGATTGTTCTGAGAAGTTAGTACAGTTTATGCCGGAAGGGTCAAAAGCACCGGTTGTGATGAATAGTTACTATTTGAATTCTATGATAGTAAACTGTTCAGGAACTGAATGTCAGGGTATTATGTTATTAACTGCGGGAGTATCAG ATGTGTTTCCGGATGATATTAATGaatttccacctaaccgagaggttgaatTTGCAATTGAGTTGGTACCTGGATTCGATCCAATTTCAATtactccttataggatgtcaccttTAGAAATGGCTGAACTGAAGGCTTAG